The following proteins come from a genomic window of Pyxidicoccus sp. MSG2:
- the pilQ gene encoding type IV pilus secretin PilQ: MLEKSAVTRGKWMLAAAWAVILVGARVQGAELNTLRDLDVSRTGSGAQVVVTGTRPPTFTVFRLSGPERLVVDLSSADATGIKGHHEGSGPVAGVVASQFSDERASVGRVLLALDKASQYDVRADGNRIVISVDGVAQPAPAEAKRAGPEAVKAPVAVAAAPTQAKRAEPEAVAVKAPVAVAMAAPAVVKPPEPAAQAPAAVVAEAVKPEAPAAKQALPENVVAAEADEREVAHPAQRITGLTFADDTLRIRADGDIARYEVLELADPARLAVDLYGVGLAARAPRVSGGALKDVRVGAHSDKVRLVLDVRGAMPAYRVDRASRGLEVVLGGAVARKAAPTPEPTEVMASVTEVEPLRSTPEPTAAPATTAAVEVKDLSFEESGAGGRVVMKLSGTAAWKVDRPDPRSAVLTLDNARLPKKLERSLDTSALETPVKMVSAFSVPGEGRRVRVVVAADGAIEEKVTQNGGTLSWRLDVQGVKTEQVAVAPRTAGFTAEAPAYAAEGAPQQARYRGKRVSFEFKDIDIQNLLRVIAEISKRNVVLADDVSGKVTIRLRNVPWDQALDLILRTKQLGKEEFGNIIRIAPLKTLEEEARLRQERKKSLQQLEELLVNLIPVNYAVANDMASRVKDVLSERGSVTVDPRTNVLIVKDVRSNTEKARALVRSLDTQTPQVLIESRIVEANTTFSRQLGVQWGGQALATAAAGNSTGLIFPNSVAVTGGSPGIGGNGLPATPNFAVNLPASVGEGAGGALGFVFGSAGGALQLNLRLSAAENEGTVKTISAPKVTTLDNNTARISQGVSIPFSQTSAQGVNTTFVEARLSLEVTPHITQDGSILMSINASNNQPDPGSTGANGQPSIQRKEANTQVLVKDGDTTVIGGIYVRRGSTATSRVPFLSSIPVLGLLFKNHTERDDRQELLIFITPRILNRQTIAQSL, encoded by the coding sequence ATGCTCGAGAAGAGCGCTGTGACGAGGGGCAAGTGGATGTTGGCGGCCGCGTGGGCCGTCATTCTTGTGGGCGCCAGGGTACAGGGCGCCGAGCTCAATACGCTGCGCGACCTGGATGTGTCGCGCACGGGTTCCGGGGCCCAGGTCGTGGTCACCGGCACCCGTCCGCCGACCTTCACCGTGTTCCGCCTGAGCGGACCGGAGCGGTTGGTGGTGGACCTCTCGTCGGCTGACGCCACGGGCATCAAGGGCCACCACGAGGGCTCCGGCCCGGTGGCGGGCGTGGTGGCGTCGCAGTTCTCGGACGAGCGCGCGAGCGTCGGCCGGGTGCTGCTGGCGCTGGACAAGGCGTCCCAGTACGACGTCCGCGCCGACGGCAACCGCATCGTCATCTCCGTGGACGGTGTCGCCCAGCCGGCTCCCGCCGAGGCGAAGCGCGCCGGGCCCGAGGCCGTCAAGGCACCCGTGGCCGTCGCGGCCGCGCCCACTCAGGCGAAGCGCGCCGAGCCCGAGGCCGTCGCCGTCAAGGCCCCGGTGGCCGTGGCCATGGCGGCTCCCGCCGTCGTGAAGCCCCCCGAGCCCGCCGCCCAGGCGCCGGCCGCCGTGGTGGCCGAGGCCGTGAAGCCCGAGGCGCCCGCCGCGAAGCAGGCCCTGCCGGAGAACGTGGTGGCGGCCGAGGCCGATGAGCGCGAGGTCGCCCACCCGGCGCAGCGCATCACCGGCCTGACCTTCGCCGACGACACCCTGCGCATCCGCGCGGACGGCGACATCGCCCGCTACGAGGTGCTGGAGCTGGCGGATCCGGCGCGGCTCGCGGTGGACCTGTACGGTGTGGGCCTCGCGGCCCGTGCCCCCCGCGTGAGCGGCGGCGCCCTGAAGGACGTGCGCGTGGGTGCGCACTCGGACAAGGTGCGCCTGGTGCTGGACGTGCGCGGCGCCATGCCGGCCTACCGCGTGGACCGGGCCTCCCGGGGCCTCGAGGTGGTGCTGGGCGGTGCGGTGGCGCGCAAGGCGGCGCCCACGCCGGAGCCCACGGAGGTGATGGCCTCGGTGACCGAGGTGGAGCCCCTGCGCTCCACCCCCGAGCCGACGGCGGCGCCCGCCACGACGGCGGCGGTCGAGGTGAAGGACCTCTCCTTCGAGGAGAGCGGCGCGGGTGGCCGCGTGGTGATGAAGCTGTCCGGCACGGCGGCGTGGAAGGTGGACCGGCCGGACCCGCGCAGCGCGGTGCTGACGCTGGACAACGCGCGCCTGCCGAAGAAGCTCGAGCGCAGCCTGGACACCAGCGCGCTGGAGACGCCGGTGAAGATGGTCAGCGCCTTCAGCGTGCCGGGTGAGGGCCGCCGGGTGCGCGTGGTGGTGGCCGCGGACGGCGCCATCGAAGAGAAGGTGACGCAGAACGGCGGCACGCTGTCCTGGCGCCTGGACGTGCAGGGCGTGAAGACGGAGCAGGTGGCCGTGGCGCCGCGCACCGCGGGCTTCACCGCCGAGGCGCCCGCCTACGCCGCCGAGGGCGCGCCGCAGCAGGCCCGCTACCGCGGCAAGCGCGTCTCCTTCGAGTTCAAGGACATCGACATCCAGAACCTCCTGCGCGTCATCGCGGAGATCTCCAAGCGCAACGTGGTGCTCGCGGATGACGTGAGCGGCAAGGTCACCATCCGGCTGCGCAATGTGCCCTGGGACCAGGCGCTGGACCTCATCCTGCGCACGAAGCAGCTGGGCAAGGAGGAGTTCGGCAACATCATCCGCATCGCCCCGCTGAAGACGCTGGAGGAGGAGGCCCGGCTGCGCCAGGAGCGCAAGAAGTCGCTCCAGCAGTTGGAGGAGCTGCTGGTGAACCTCATCCCCGTCAACTACGCGGTTGCCAACGACATGGCCTCGCGCGTGAAGGACGTGCTCAGCGAGCGCGGCTCGGTGACGGTGGACCCGCGCACCAACGTGCTCATCGTCAAGGACGTCCGCTCGAACACGGAGAAGGCCCGCGCGCTGGTGCGCAGCCTGGACACGCAGACGCCGCAGGTGCTCATCGAGAGCCGCATCGTGGAGGCCAACACCACCTTCAGCCGTCAGCTGGGCGTGCAGTGGGGTGGCCAGGCGCTCGCGACCGCGGCGGCCGGCAACTCCACCGGCCTCATCTTCCCCAACTCGGTGGCCGTCACCGGTGGCTCGCCGGGCATCGGCGGAAACGGCCTGCCGGCGACGCCGAACTTCGCGGTCAACCTGCCGGCCTCGGTGGGTGAGGGTGCCGGTGGCGCGCTGGGCTTCGTGTTCGGCTCCGCGGGCGGTGCGCTGCAGCTCAACCTGCGCCTGTCCGCAGCGGAGAACGAGGGCACGGTGAAGACCATCTCCGCGCCCAAGGTGACGACGCTGGACAACAACACCGCGCGCATCAGCCAGGGTGTGTCCATCCCGTTCAGCCAGACGTCCGCCCAGGGTGTGAACACCACCTTCGTGGAGGCCCGCCTGTCGCTCGAGGTGACGCCGCACATCACCCAGGACGGCAGCATCCTGATGTCCATCAACGCCTCCAACAACCAGCCGGACCCGGGCAGCACCGGCGCCAACGGTCAGCCTTCCATCCAGCGCAAGGAGGCGAACACGCAGGTGCTGGTCAAGGACGGTGACACCACCGTCATTGGCGGCATCTATGTCCGCCGCGGCAGCACCGCCACCTCGCGGGTGCCGTTCCTGTCGAGCATCCCGGTGCTGGGCCTGCTGTTCAAGAACCACACGGAGCGGGATGACCGGCAGGAGCTGCTCATCTTCATCACGCCCCGCATCCTCAACCGGCAGACCATTGCGCAGAGCCTCTAA